The proteins below are encoded in one region of Polypterus senegalus isolate Bchr_013 chromosome 2, ASM1683550v1, whole genome shotgun sequence:
- the LOC120523194 gene encoding P2Y purinoceptor 3, with translation MSNFTTPSTSDMSCTYNEDFKQILLPTVYSVVLVLGLPLNGVVIFQIWQSRKALTRTTIYMLNLAIADFLYVCSLPLLIYNYAQHDYWPFGDFMCKFVRFQFYSNLHGSIMFLTCISFQRYLGICYPLAMWHKKGGRKFAWMICILVWIIVFVLCAPTFEFATTGIQRNRTVCYDLTEPQRSKQYVPYGMALTFIGFLIPFLAIIVCYCCMTRILCQKNEMIGPAVREKKDKAIRMVIIVVVVFAISFFPFHLTKTMYLVIWAMGETTCWVKQTFSIIYKCTRPFASMNSVLDPILFYFTQQKFRQSTKSILQKMSSKR, from the coding sequence ATGTCAAATTTCACCACACCATCAACATCAGATATGTCCTGCACCTACAATGAGGACTTCAAGCAGATCCTTCTGCCCACTGTGTACAGTGTAGTTCTTGTGCTAGGGCTACCACTGAATGGAGTTGTCATCTTTCAGATATGGCAGTCCAGGAAGGCATTAACTCGCACTACCATCTATATGCTGAATTTGGCCATTGCAGACTTTCTTTATGTCTGCTCTCTGCCACTTCTCATCTACAACTACGCTCAGCATGATTACTGGCCTTTTGGAGATTTCATGTGCAAGTTTGTACGTTTTCAGTTCTACAGCAATCTCCATGGCAGCATTATGTTCCTCACATGTATCAGCTTTCAGAGGTACCTTGGCATTTGCTATCCACTGGCAATGTGGCACAAGAAGGGCGGTAGGAAATTTGCTTGGATGATTTGCATCTTGGTGTGGATCATAGTGTTTGTCCTTTGTGCACCCACTTTTGAGTTTGCTACCACAGGAATCCAGCGCAACAGGACTGTCTGCTATGATCTCACTGAACCCCAGCGTTCTAAACAGTATGTTCCATATGGGATGGCATTGACATTTATTGGATTCCTCATTCCGTTTTTAGCAATCATTGTCTGTTACTGTTGCATGACCCGAATTCTATGCCAAAAGAACGAAATGATTGGACCTGCTGTGcgtgagaaaaaagacaaagccaTTCGAATGGTTATCATTGTAGTGGTGGTGTTTGCAATTAGtttctttccatttcatttgACTAAAACCATGTATCTGGTAATCTGGGCCATGGGCGAAACAACATGTTGGGTAAAGCAGACCTTTTCCATTATCTACAAATGCACCAGGCCCTTTGCTAGTATGAATAGTGTATTAGAccctattttattctattttacgCAGCAAAAATTCAGGCAAAGTACAAAATCCATCCTGCAAAAGATGAGCAGCAAACGATGA